The following coding sequences lie in one Candidatus Hydrogenedentota bacterium genomic window:
- the accD gene encoding acetyl-CoA carboxylase, carboxyltransferase subunit beta, producing the protein MAFPHRRRFVSVVGRKSGVPEGLWIKCPACKQAVYGTDVKDNQEVCPQCNYHHRVTVWQRIEWLLDPDSFTETHANLISADPLGFSIKEVSYSYAQKVSDYQKKTGLKEAIITGFGCIEQERAAFSFMDFSFAGASMGSVVGEKFCRAADDAIRERVVLLSFAASGGARMQEGTLGLMQMAKTADAVRALNEAAIPYISILTNPTTGGVYASFASLGDIVLAEPGAEIGFAGKRLIEGALKVTIPEGFQTSEYQFANGFVDAIVSRTEMRPLLGKLLRYMKPL; encoded by the coding sequence ATGGCTTTTCCACATCGAAGACGTTTTGTATCGGTGGTGGGACGTAAGAGCGGCGTCCCCGAAGGATTATGGATAAAGTGCCCGGCCTGCAAACAAGCGGTGTACGGGACGGACGTGAAAGACAACCAGGAAGTCTGTCCCCAATGCAATTACCATCACCGGGTAACTGTCTGGCAACGCATCGAGTGGCTGCTGGATCCCGACTCGTTCACGGAGACCCACGCCAATCTCATCTCCGCGGATCCGCTCGGGTTCAGCATTAAGGAAGTCTCGTATTCCTACGCTCAGAAGGTCAGCGATTATCAGAAAAAAACCGGGTTGAAAGAAGCCATCATCACGGGCTTTGGCTGCATCGAGCAGGAGCGCGCGGCCTTCAGTTTCATGGACTTCTCCTTTGCCGGCGCCAGTATGGGTTCCGTGGTCGGCGAGAAGTTCTGCCGGGCGGCCGACGATGCTATTCGCGAACGCGTGGTTCTCCTTTCCTTCGCGGCTTCTGGCGGGGCGCGCATGCAGGAAGGCACCCTGGGCCTCATGCAAATGGCCAAGACCGCCGACGCCGTACGCGCGCTCAATGAAGCCGCCATCCCCTATATCTCAATCCTGACGAATCCCACAACCGGCGGCGTCTATGCCAGCTTCGCCAGCTTGGGCGACATTGTTCTCGCGGAACCCGGCGCCGAGATCGGCTTCGCGGGAAAGCGCCTTATCGAGGGCGCCCTGAAAGTCACCATCCCCGAAGGGTTTCAGACGAGCGAGTACCAGTTCGCGAACGGCTTTGTCGACGCCATTGTCTCGCGCACCGAGATGCGGCCGCTGCTCGGTAAGCTCCTTCGGTACATGAAACCCCTGTGA
- a CDS encoding C4-type zinc ribbon domain-containing protein, giving the protein MKTLLRLQDLDLRIEACNAREGEIPKQKEKFNVQKERLEAELQERREALKRLQIGQRECEVEIDQKQAHVTRYNEQLFAIKKNEEYQALLHEIDLLKKQISVQEERMISLMVELDDAKARFEEDQKRIKTEIETLDTQCREVDAELAEAIEARLRLEEERRPLLEQVEPQLLSKYRRIRKNKTTGPAVVPLRGDICSGCNMNVRPQIVNEVLAGEVRACSQCGRLLYNKETLTEQERNAETAV; this is encoded by the coding sequence GTGAAGACGTTATTGCGCCTGCAGGATCTCGATTTGCGCATCGAAGCATGCAATGCCCGCGAGGGAGAGATTCCGAAACAGAAAGAGAAGTTTAACGTGCAAAAGGAGCGGCTCGAAGCGGAACTCCAGGAAAGGCGCGAAGCCCTCAAGAGACTGCAGATCGGACAGCGCGAGTGCGAAGTCGAAATCGACCAGAAACAAGCACACGTCACCAGATACAACGAACAGCTTTTTGCCATCAAGAAGAACGAAGAGTATCAAGCCCTCCTTCACGAAATCGACCTCCTCAAGAAACAAATCTCCGTTCAAGAGGAGCGCATGATCTCATTAATGGTGGAACTGGACGACGCGAAGGCCCGTTTCGAGGAAGACCAGAAGCGCATCAAGACGGAGATCGAGACCCTCGATACACAATGCCGCGAAGTGGATGCCGAGCTCGCTGAAGCCATCGAGGCGCGCCTGAGACTCGAGGAAGAACGGAGACCTCTGCTCGAGCAGGTCGAGCCGCAGCTCCTGTCGAAATACCGCCGTATCCGCAAGAACAAGACGACCGGGCCCGCGGTCGTACCGTTGCGCGGCGACATCTGTTCGGGATGCAACATGAATGTGCGTCCCCAAATTGTCAACGAGGTTCTCGCGGGGGAGGTTCGCGCGTGTTCTCAGTGCGGCCGCCTCTTGTACAACAAGGAGACCCTGACTGAGCAGGAACGTAACGCTGAAACCGCCGTCTGA
- the ilvC gene encoding ketol-acid reductoisomerase, translating to MAKIYYEKDADRSVLNGKTVSIIGFGSQGHAHAQNLRDGGVNVVVGELIDDKNPNYKAAKEAGFEVMTAAEAAKRGDIVVVLVPDTVQKTVYENDLKPNLKPGNSLMFAHGFNIHYKFIEPGPDIDVWMIAPKGPGHLVRDEFVKGAGVPCLVAIHQDATGNALKTALAYGCGLGGGRGGIIETTFKEETETDLFGEQTVLCGGSAALLKAGFEILTEAGYQPEIAYFEVLHELKLIVDLYYRGGLSFMNYSVSDTAEYGGYTVGPRVITEESKKAMRTALKRIQNGEFAKEWMNEYATGGQHFKKLREADASHPVERVGAELRKMMTWIK from the coding sequence ATGGCCAAGATTTACTACGAGAAAGATGCCGACAGATCCGTCCTGAACGGCAAGACCGTCAGCATAATCGGATTTGGCAGCCAGGGCCACGCCCATGCGCAGAACCTGCGGGACGGCGGCGTGAACGTGGTGGTCGGAGAACTGATCGACGACAAAAACCCCAACTACAAGGCCGCAAAAGAAGCCGGGTTCGAGGTAATGACCGCCGCCGAGGCCGCCAAGCGCGGCGACATTGTGGTCGTACTTGTACCTGACACCGTCCAGAAAACGGTCTACGAAAACGACCTCAAGCCCAACCTGAAACCGGGCAACTCGCTGATGTTTGCCCACGGGTTCAACATTCACTACAAGTTCATCGAGCCCGGACCCGACATCGATGTGTGGATGATCGCTCCGAAAGGCCCCGGCCATCTGGTCCGCGACGAATTCGTGAAGGGCGCCGGGGTGCCCTGCCTTGTGGCCATTCATCAGGATGCCACCGGCAACGCCCTCAAGACGGCCCTTGCGTACGGGTGCGGTCTCGGCGGCGGACGGGGCGGCATCATCGAGACCACGTTCAAAGAGGAGACGGAAACCGACCTTTTTGGCGAACAGACCGTCCTGTGCGGGGGGTCGGCGGCCCTGCTGAAAGCCGGCTTCGAAATCCTTACCGAGGCGGGTTACCAGCCGGAAATCGCCTATTTCGAGGTCCTTCATGAGTTGAAACTAATCGTCGATTTGTACTATCGTGGCGGCTTGAGTTTCATGAACTATTCGGTGAGCGACACGGCGGAATACGGCGGGTACACCGTGGGACCGCGCGTGATTACCGAGGAGTCGAAGAAGGCTATGCGCACCGCCCTCAAACGCATCCAGAACGGCGAATTCGCCAAGGAATGGATGAACGAATACGCGACTGGCGGGCAACATTTCAAGAAGCTCCGGGAAGCGGATGCTTCGCATCCCGTCGAACGGGTCGGAGCGGAACTCCGAAAAATGATGACCTGGATCAAGTGA